A genomic region of Castor canadensis chromosome 16, mCasCan1.hap1v2, whole genome shotgun sequence contains the following coding sequences:
- the Znf792 gene encoding zinc finger protein 792 isoform X1, protein MASEALMSQTEGSVTIEDVTVDLSQEEWKLLDETQRQLYRNVMLENFTLVASLGLVSPQIHVLVQLELGEEAWVPDKADVTPARASMPWKGTGCGSLFRVENEEIPFEQGSRVGAPKASPATQKTYPCGTCGPVMKHILVLAEQQGKHPKHKMHTCGACGRQFWLSVSIPQDQQQHSGREDLKGDEDRTSSVHNCRAHMPGNPFTYEDGGEDRLQSTCFLPHQTKGHFPISIECRKAFDMGEEHYRCIEFGKDFSYTHKLPEHQRIHMGDRPHGCSECGKSFNRRHRLVQHQKIHRRERTYKCTECGKCFRQSYGLIQHQRVHTGAKPYKCSECGQFFSCRTTVVRHQRIHTGERPYECSECGRSFRQRSSLIGHQRIHTGAKPYKCGECGKCFSRKITLVRHQRIHTGERPYKCTECGKFFSQNSGLISHQRVHTGEKPFECVQCGKCFSHRSSFNLHQRVHTGERPYECSECGKCFTHKSSLLKHQRNHIVGKP, encoded by the exons ATGGCATCAGAGGCACTTATGAGTCAGACTGAG GGCAGTGTAACCATTGAGGATGTGACTGTGGACTTATCCCAGGAGGAGTGGAAGCTTCTTGATGAGACACAGAGACAACTGTACCGCAatgtgatgctggagaacttTACCCTTGTGGCCTCACTGG GACTTGTATCTCCCCAGATTCATGTACTTGTCCAGCTGGAGCTGGGGGAAGAGGCCTGGGTGCCTGACAAGGCAGATGTGACACCAGCCAGGGCAAGTATGCCCTGGAAGGGAACTGGCTGTG GTTCTTTGTTTCGAGTGGAGAATGAGGAGATACCTTTTGAACAAGGGTCAAGGGTTGGGGCTCCAAAGGCCAGTCCAGCCACCCAGAAGACATACCCTTGTGGGACGTGTGGCCCAGTCATGAAACACATTTTGGTGCTGGCTGAACAGCAGGGAAAGCATCCTAAGCACAAAATGCACACGTGTGGGGCATGTGGCAGACAATTCTGGCTCAGTGTAAGCATCCCCCAGGACCAGCAGCAGCACAGTGGGAGGGAAGACCTCAAAGGGGATGAGGACAGGACTTCCAGTGTTCATAACTGCAGAGCCCACATGCCAGGGAATCCTTTCACATATGAGGATGGTGGGGAAGATCGCCTGCAGAGCACATGCTTTCTGCCACATCAGACCAAGGGGCATTTCCCCATAAGCATTGAGTGCAGGAAGGCCTTTGACATGGGAGAAGAACATTACAGGTGCATTGAATTTGGAAAAGATTTCAGCTATACACACAAGCTTCCTGAACACCAGAGAATTCACATGGGAGACAGGCCTCATGGATGCAGTGAATGTGGTAAATCCTTCAACCGCAGACACAGGCTTGTTCAGCACCAGAAAATCCACAGAAGAGAAAGGACTTATAAATGCACTGAATGTGGGAAATGTTTTCGACAAAGTTATGGTCTTATTCAGCATCAGAGAGTTCACACTGGAGCAAAACCTTATAAGTGCAGTGAATGTGGGCAATTTTTTAGCTGCAGAACCACGGTTGTCCGGcatcagagaattcacactggagaaaggccttatgagtgtagTGAATGTGGAAGATCCTTTAGACAAAGATCTAGCCTTATTGGACaccagagaattcacactggggcAAAACCATATAAGTGTGGTGAATGTGGGAAATGCTTTAGCCGCAAAATCACACTTGTTCGGCATCAGAgaatccacactggagaaagACCATATAAGTGCACTGAATGTGGGAAGTTCTTTAGCCAAAACTCTGGCCTTATTTCACATCAGAGAGTTCACACTGGTGAAAAACCATTTGAGTGTGTTCAGTGTGGGAAATGTTTTAGCCACCGATCCAGCTTCAATTTGCATCAGagagttcacactggagaaaggccttatgagtgcAGTGAATGTGGGAAATGCTTTACCCACAAGTCCAGTCTCCTTAAACATCAAAGAAATCACATTGTAGGAAAGCCTTAA
- the Znf792 gene encoding zinc finger protein 792 isoform X2: MASEALMSQTEEEWKLLDETQRQLYRNVMLENFTLVASLGLVSPQIHVLVQLELGEEAWVPDKADVTPARASMPWKGTGCGSLFRVENEEIPFEQGSRVGAPKASPATQKTYPCGTCGPVMKHILVLAEQQGKHPKHKMHTCGACGRQFWLSVSIPQDQQQHSGREDLKGDEDRTSSVHNCRAHMPGNPFTYEDGGEDRLQSTCFLPHQTKGHFPISIECRKAFDMGEEHYRCIEFGKDFSYTHKLPEHQRIHMGDRPHGCSECGKSFNRRHRLVQHQKIHRRERTYKCTECGKCFRQSYGLIQHQRVHTGAKPYKCSECGQFFSCRTTVVRHQRIHTGERPYECSECGRSFRQRSSLIGHQRIHTGAKPYKCGECGKCFSRKITLVRHQRIHTGERPYKCTECGKFFSQNSGLISHQRVHTGEKPFECVQCGKCFSHRSSFNLHQRVHTGERPYECSECGKCFTHKSSLLKHQRNHIVGKP, encoded by the exons ATGGCATCAGAGGCACTTATGAGTCAGACTGAG GAGGAGTGGAAGCTTCTTGATGAGACACAGAGACAACTGTACCGCAatgtgatgctggagaacttTACCCTTGTGGCCTCACTGG GACTTGTATCTCCCCAGATTCATGTACTTGTCCAGCTGGAGCTGGGGGAAGAGGCCTGGGTGCCTGACAAGGCAGATGTGACACCAGCCAGGGCAAGTATGCCCTGGAAGGGAACTGGCTGTG GTTCTTTGTTTCGAGTGGAGAATGAGGAGATACCTTTTGAACAAGGGTCAAGGGTTGGGGCTCCAAAGGCCAGTCCAGCCACCCAGAAGACATACCCTTGTGGGACGTGTGGCCCAGTCATGAAACACATTTTGGTGCTGGCTGAACAGCAGGGAAAGCATCCTAAGCACAAAATGCACACGTGTGGGGCATGTGGCAGACAATTCTGGCTCAGTGTAAGCATCCCCCAGGACCAGCAGCAGCACAGTGGGAGGGAAGACCTCAAAGGGGATGAGGACAGGACTTCCAGTGTTCATAACTGCAGAGCCCACATGCCAGGGAATCCTTTCACATATGAGGATGGTGGGGAAGATCGCCTGCAGAGCACATGCTTTCTGCCACATCAGACCAAGGGGCATTTCCCCATAAGCATTGAGTGCAGGAAGGCCTTTGACATGGGAGAAGAACATTACAGGTGCATTGAATTTGGAAAAGATTTCAGCTATACACACAAGCTTCCTGAACACCAGAGAATTCACATGGGAGACAGGCCTCATGGATGCAGTGAATGTGGTAAATCCTTCAACCGCAGACACAGGCTTGTTCAGCACCAGAAAATCCACAGAAGAGAAAGGACTTATAAATGCACTGAATGTGGGAAATGTTTTCGACAAAGTTATGGTCTTATTCAGCATCAGAGAGTTCACACTGGAGCAAAACCTTATAAGTGCAGTGAATGTGGGCAATTTTTTAGCTGCAGAACCACGGTTGTCCGGcatcagagaattcacactggagaaaggccttatgagtgtagTGAATGTGGAAGATCCTTTAGACAAAGATCTAGCCTTATTGGACaccagagaattcacactggggcAAAACCATATAAGTGTGGTGAATGTGGGAAATGCTTTAGCCGCAAAATCACACTTGTTCGGCATCAGAgaatccacactggagaaagACCATATAAGTGCACTGAATGTGGGAAGTTCTTTAGCCAAAACTCTGGCCTTATTTCACATCAGAGAGTTCACACTGGTGAAAAACCATTTGAGTGTGTTCAGTGTGGGAAATGTTTTAGCCACCGATCCAGCTTCAATTTGCATCAGagagttcacactggagaaaggccttatgagtgcAGTGAATGTGGGAAATGCTTTACCCACAAGTCCAGTCTCCTTAAACATCAAAGAAATCACATTGTAGGAAAGCCTTAA